From Leptolyngbya sp. KIOST-1, one genomic window encodes:
- a CDS encoding DUF305 domain-containing protein yields MTTEGRAMNSHADKAHDNSMGSSYVRYFAMIGTSIVVMFFLMYLHSYQILDHAWFSETRVYMALIMGAAMMVIMLSYMLHMYKNRSMNIAIYAAAIVLFGASLWLVRSQITVSDVDYMEGMIPHHSIAILTSERAQIQDVRVRELADEIIEAQRREINEMEWLISDIRENGLVSSEAELEGREVPDFVSTPTPE; encoded by the coding sequence ATGACAACTGAAGGCCGCGCAATGAACTCCCATGCTGATAAAGCGCATGATAACAGTATGGGCAGCAGCTATGTTCGATACTTCGCCATGATTGGCACGTCAATTGTGGTGATGTTCTTTCTGATGTATCTGCATTCGTATCAAATTCTCGACCATGCTTGGTTTAGTGAAACGCGGGTTTATATGGCCCTGATTATGGGTGCCGCGATGATGGTGATTATGCTGTCGTACATGCTGCACATGTATAAGAACCGCAGCATGAATATCGCTATTTATGCTGCGGCCATTGTCTTATTTGGGGCTTCGCTGTGGCTGGTACGTAGTCAGATCACGGTGAGCGATGTGGACTATATGGAAGGGATGATTCCGCACCACTCGATCGCGATTTTGACCAGTGAGCGCGCCCAGATTCAGGATGTTAGAGTCCGTGAACTGGCGGATGAAATTATCGAAGCCCAGCGCCGCGAAATCAACGAAATGGAATGGCTGATTTCTGATATCCGAGAAAACGGCCTGGTCAGCTCAGAAGCTGAGCTAGAAGGGAGAGAGGTGCCAGACTTTGTCAGCACTCCCACCCCTGAATAG
- a CDS encoding copper-translocating P-type ATPase, with product MNHPHHHTTQAENSRGSHHSGNHTGHPVEAAGAYHGDHTHSAQGGHKGHGGHSGHGHHSPAMFKQRFFVSLVLTLPILYFSPQLQGWLGYEAIAFPGSGWINPILGIALYFYGGWPFLKGAWHEVQSKIGMMTLIALAITVAFIYSLAVSLGLEGMPFYWELATLIDIMLLGHWIEMASVQGASKALEELSTLVPNEAHRMRNGDIEDVSVDQIQTGDVILIRPGEQIPNDGEVIEGSTSVNESFLTGESKPVHKEVGDEVVAGSVNTEGSVQVRVTRIGDDTAISQIMRLVEEAQSSRSRYQVLADKVAYWLTIIAIAAGTLTFVVWLTLADLIFSINRAVTVLVITCPHALGLAIPLVIANSTGLAARNGILVRNRDSLERAKDIKIVAFDKTGTLTQGKFGVQNVAADGMGEEQALAIAAALENPSEHPLAKAIVDSAKERKLDLPHMRDFQTVTGRGVEGMIDGQNYRVGRPEWVKEENLSFSDSLQQALDRADDRGESAVVLMTGDRAIAVIAMADQVRERARTTIDRLHEMDIQAVMITGDAEAVARAVAEDLGIDRYYARVLPEDKVNRIKELKKEAPTAFVGDGINDAAALLEANMGLAIGAGTNVAIESADLVLIEDDPLDAVKALVLAKKTYGKMIQNLFWATGYNVIAIPLAAGVLSAWGIVLSPAVGALLMSLSTVIVAINAVMLRRAKLT from the coding sequence ATGAACCATCCCCACCATCACACCACTCAGGCCGAAAATTCCAGAGGCAGTCATCATTCGGGCAACCATACTGGCCATCCCGTAGAGGCGGCTGGTGCATACCACGGCGACCATACCCACAGCGCTCAGGGCGGCCACAAAGGTCACGGCGGACATAGCGGCCACGGACACCACAGCCCGGCGATGTTCAAACAGCGGTTTTTTGTCTCGCTGGTGCTGACCCTGCCGATTCTCTACTTTTCGCCGCAGTTGCAGGGCTGGTTGGGGTATGAGGCGATCGCCTTCCCCGGCTCCGGTTGGATTAACCCGATTCTCGGCATTGCTCTCTATTTCTACGGCGGCTGGCCATTTCTAAAGGGGGCGTGGCACGAGGTCCAGAGCAAAATTGGCATGATGACGCTGATTGCTCTGGCGATTACGGTGGCGTTTATCTACAGCCTTGCCGTATCCCTGGGGCTGGAGGGGATGCCCTTCTACTGGGAACTGGCGACGCTGATTGACATCATGCTGCTGGGCCACTGGATTGAGATGGCCTCGGTGCAGGGAGCTAGCAAAGCCCTGGAGGAACTGTCCACTCTTGTCCCGAATGAAGCGCATCGGATGCGAAACGGCGACATTGAAGATGTCTCTGTGGATCAGATTCAGACCGGGGACGTGATTTTGATTCGTCCGGGGGAACAGATTCCCAACGACGGCGAGGTGATTGAGGGCAGCACCAGCGTCAACGAGTCGTTTTTGACGGGGGAATCTAAGCCCGTTCATAAGGAAGTCGGCGATGAAGTCGTTGCGGGTTCCGTCAATACGGAAGGTTCGGTGCAGGTGAGAGTCACCCGCATCGGCGATGACACGGCCATCAGCCAGATCATGCGGCTAGTGGAAGAGGCGCAGTCGTCCCGCAGTCGCTATCAGGTGCTGGCGGATAAGGTGGCCTACTGGCTGACGATTATCGCGATCGCCGCTGGCACCCTCACCTTTGTCGTCTGGCTGACGCTGGCGGATCTGATCTTTTCTATCAACCGGGCGGTGACGGTGCTGGTGATCACCTGCCCCCACGCCCTGGGACTGGCAATTCCCCTGGTGATTGCTAACTCGACCGGACTGGCGGCGAGGAATGGGATTTTGGTACGCAATCGCGATTCGCTGGAACGGGCCAAGGACATCAAAATCGTCGCCTTTGATAAGACCGGCACCCTGACCCAGGGCAAATTTGGAGTTCAAAATGTTGCAGCTGATGGCATGGGTGAGGAGCAGGCGTTGGCGATCGCCGCTGCCCTCGAAAATCCTTCCGAACATCCCCTGGCGAAGGCGATTGTCGATTCTGCCAAAGAACGTAAGCTCGACCTACCCCACATGCGCGACTTCCAGACCGTGACTGGACGGGGGGTAGAAGGCATGATCGACGGGCAAAACTACCGAGTGGGTCGCCCCGAATGGGTGAAAGAGGAAAACCTGTCCTTCTCGGATTCCTTGCAGCAAGCGCTAGATCGAGCCGACGATCGCGGCGAAAGTGCCGTAGTGCTGATGACTGGCGATCGCGCCATTGCTGTCATCGCTATGGCCGACCAGGTGCGAGAACGCGCCCGCACCACCATCGATCGCCTCCACGAAATGGACATTCAGGCGGTGATGATCACGGGCGATGCCGAAGCCGTGGCCCGTGCTGTGGCAGAGGATTTGGGCATCGATCGCTACTATGCCCGCGTGCTGCCGGAAGACAAGGTGAACCGTATTAAGGAACTTAAAAAAGAAGCCCCTACCGCTTTTGTGGGGGATGGCATCAACGATGCGGCGGCGCTGCTGGAAGCCAACATGGGACTGGCGATCGGGGCGGGGACGAACGTGGCGATCGAATCTGCCGACCTGGTGCTGATAGAAGATGACCCCCTGGATGCGGTAAAAGCCCTGGTGCTGGCGAAAAAGACCTACGGCAAGATGATTCAAAACCTGTTCTGGGCCACGGGGTACAACGTGATTGCCATTCCGCTGGCGGCGGGGGTGCTGTCGGCCTGGGGCATTGTGCTCTCGCCTGCGGTGGGCGCATTGCTGATGAGCCTTTCCACAGTCATCGTGGCGATCAACGCGGTAATGCTGCGGAGGGCAAAGCTAACTTAA
- a CDS encoding MBL fold metallo-hydrolase has translation MFFKQFYLESLGHASYFVGSEETGEALVLDVRRDVDTYFDTARQQGMQIHYAADTHQHNDYLTGICELPERGDVQLIGSARAELGYSVRGMGDGDRLEMGEIVFEAMQTPGHTPEHMSFLVTDRGRGDEPVMLLSGGALLVDDVGRPDLLGSDEDIRRHAGQLCQTLQEKILKLPDYVEVYPTHVAGSLCGGSIGSRLSTTIGYERRMNKMLANLASQDDFTKQCLDLSELPTVPPYWPRMRKANQQGPALLGVLADPPPLTVKQFEQLQKDGAMVVDCRSPEAFASHIPGAVNVALSASFATWAGSVLPPDVPLILVLERSSDLWEVCWQLLRIGYDLPQGWLAGGMKTWRTAAREIEFLPLWSVHTLREQLQRQDDLFVLDVRQKGEWNSGHIKGATFITGAELPDRLDEVPRDRPIAVVCGSGYRASVAASLLQHHGWRDVANVLGGMSAWKRANYEMV, from the coding sequence ATGTTTTTCAAACAGTTTTATCTCGAAAGTTTAGGTCACGCCTCCTACTTTGTTGGCTCCGAAGAAACCGGCGAAGCCCTGGTGCTTGATGTGCGTCGCGATGTTGACACCTACTTCGACACGGCCCGCCAGCAGGGGATGCAGATCCACTATGCCGCCGATACCCATCAGCACAACGACTACCTTACCGGCATTTGCGAACTGCCTGAGCGCGGCGACGTGCAGCTGATCGGCAGTGCTCGGGCCGAACTAGGCTACAGCGTGCGGGGAATGGGCGATGGCGATCGCCTGGAGATGGGCGAAATCGTCTTTGAGGCGATGCAAACCCCAGGTCACACCCCAGAGCATATGAGCTTTCTCGTCACCGATCGGGGTCGGGGCGATGAACCCGTGATGCTGCTCTCTGGTGGCGCACTGCTGGTGGATGATGTCGGTCGCCCCGATTTACTCGGCTCAGACGAAGACATTCGCCGCCATGCGGGACAACTCTGCCAGACGCTACAAGAAAAAATTCTCAAGCTGCCAGATTATGTGGAAGTCTATCCCACCCATGTGGCCGGTTCCCTTTGCGGCGGCAGCATCGGTAGCCGCCTCTCCACCACCATTGGCTACGAGCGTCGTATGAATAAAATGCTGGCGAACCTGGCCTCTCAGGATGATTTTACGAAGCAATGCTTAGATTTGTCGGAGCTGCCCACCGTCCCGCCCTACTGGCCCCGCATGCGAAAAGCCAATCAGCAGGGACCGGCGCTCTTGGGCGTGCTGGCCGATCCACCACCGCTTACCGTCAAGCAGTTTGAGCAGCTGCAAAAAGACGGTGCAATGGTAGTAGACTGCCGCTCGCCCGAAGCCTTTGCCAGCCATATTCCCGGTGCGGTCAATGTCGCCCTGAGCGCATCCTTTGCTACCTGGGCCGGGTCGGTGCTGCCGCCAGATGTGCCCCTGATTCTGGTGCTAGAGCGCTCCAGCGATCTGTGGGAAGTCTGCTGGCAACTGCTGCGGATTGGCTACGACCTGCCCCAGGGGTGGCTGGCGGGCGGCATGAAAACCTGGCGCACAGCGGCGCGGGAGATTGAGTTTTTGCCGTTGTGGAGTGTACATACCCTGCGGGAGCAACTACAACGGCAGGATGATCTGTTTGTGCTGGACGTGCGCCAAAAAGGGGAATGGAACAGCGGCCATATCAAAGGCGCGACGTTTATTACTGGCGCTGAACTACCCGATCGCCTGGATGAAGTGCCCCGCGATCGCCCCATTGCGGTTGTGTGTGGCAGTGGCTATCGAGCGTCGGTGGCGGCCAGTCTACTCCAGCACCACGGCTGGCGCGATGTTGCCAATGTGTTGGGGGGGATGAGCGCCTGGAAACGGGCCAACTACGAAATGGTTTGA